A genome region from Leptidea sinapis chromosome 34, ilLepSina1.1, whole genome shotgun sequence includes the following:
- the LOC126974941 gene encoding uncharacterized protein F54F2.9 has product MKVLLLLLSSYLCSTVAWDDGDFEVFDVVEEVNQNFYELLGVAQDASQSEIKSAFKKLTLKLHPDKNDAPDADVQFRNLVSVHNVLKDPGKREKYNEVLKNGLPNWRSAVYYYRHVRKMGLAEGSFILFIIITFGQYLVGWAAYAEKRYTAEQILNTRGKRQLKKSGFESGLAEILDQLPKPSIKDTLPFQIPRGIWCVITSIPYAISAYKEKKREKEEEEKRKKKKEEEDRAREAREAAAAESRAAAGGARRRRGFVPPERECLLDPADEPDESAPIIAPIKTAPPPITGGLWTDDDLAELIRLVKKYPPGAAERWERIASSMSRSVGEVVHMAAKLKENCYKLPGQEQTEPEPEPPKKVKTRKTVEETNSSVSNWSQTQQKALENALALYPKGGAGDRWKKIANNVPGKTKEECMQRCKYLSDMLRKQKQKEEEDEQNDAQPDKTITNNNKTDKEDITNHVNQETVTNRPAQIVEDESIM; this is encoded by the exons atgaaGGTCTTATTACTGCTACTATCAAGTTATTTATGTAGTACTGTCGCCTGGGACGACGGAGATTTTGAAGTATTTGACGTGGTAGAAGAAGTTaaccaaaatttttatgaattattaggAGTTGCTCAG GATGCTTCACAAAGTGAGATAAAGTCTGCATTCAAAAAGCTAACATTAAAACTTCACCCAGACAAAAATGATGCTCCTGATGCAGATGTGCAGTTCAGGAATTTAGTATCAGTTCATAATGTATTAAAAGACCCAGGGAAAAGAGAAAA ATACAATGAGGTGCTCAAAAATGGTTTGCCAAACTGGAGATCAGCTGTCTATTATTATAGACATGTTAGGAAGATGGGCCTGGCTGAAGgctcttttatattatttattataataacatttggACAGTATTTAGTTGGTTGGGCTGCATATGCAGAGAAGAGGTACACTGCT GAACAAATACTTAACACAAGAGGAAAGAGGCAACTTAAGAAGTCTGGCTTTGAATCTGGTTTAGCAGAAATTTTAGATCAGTTACCAAAACCTAGCATAAAAGATACACTCCCATTCCAAATACCTAGAGGTATATGGTGCGTAATAACTAGTATTCCATATGCTATTAGTGCTTATAAGGAAAAAAAGAGGGAGAAAGAGGAAGaagagaaaagaaagaaaaagaa AGAAGAAGAAGACCGCGCCCGTGAGGCCCGGGAGGCGGCAGCGGCAGAGAGCCGGGCTGCAGCAGGGGGTGCCCGACGACGCCGGGGCTTCGTGCCGCCGGAGAGAGAGTGTCTGCTGGACCCTGCCGATGAGCCTGATGAGTCTGCTCCTATCATTGCACCCATTAAAACG GCACCACCACCAATTACTGGCGGTTTATGGACTGATGATGATCTGGCAGAGCTCATCCGTCTGGTGAAGAAGTACCCACCTGGTGCTGCTGAAAGATGGGAGAGAATAGCTAGCAGCATGAGCCGGAGTGTTGGTGAGGTGGTCCACATGGCTGCGAAGCTGAAGGAGAACTGTTACAAGCTCCCTGGTCAAGAGCAAACTGAACCTGAGCCAGAACCACCTAAGAAG GTAAAAACTCGTAAAACTGTGGAAGAGACTAACAGCAGCGTGAGCAATTGGTCGCAAACACAGCAGAAGGCGTTGGAGAACGCCCTCGCTCTCTACCCCAAGGGTGGCGCCGGTGACCGCTGGAAGAAGATCGCTAACAACGTGCCCGGGAAAACGAAG GAGGAGTGCATGCAAAGGTGCAAGTATCTCTCAGACATGCTCAGGAAGCAGAAACAGAAGGAAGAAGAAGACGAACAGAATGACGCACAACCGGATAAAACTATCACCAATAACAACAAGACCGACAAAGAAGACATCACCAATCACGTGAATCAAGAGACAGTGACAAATCGACCCGCTCAAATAGTTGAAGATGAATCTATTATGTGA